The Flavobacterium sp. 20NA77.7 genome includes the window GCCCATATACAATACTTCTTCAGGTTTAATTTCATAGCCATCACAAAATTCATAAAATTTTTCAACTTTATCTGAAACACCTAAATGCACTGAATTTATTCCTAAATTTTGCAATCTAACACGTACCCCTTCATTACTTCCGCCCGAAATAATGCATACCGGATACCCTTTATCAATGGCTGCTTTCATCGCATATCCATCTTTGATATTCATATGACGTAATAATTGTCCATCTTCGGCTACGTGAACCGTACCATCTGTTAGTACGCCATCAACATCAAAAACAAATGCTTTGATGTCATTCATAATTTCTTTATAACTTTTTGACATGATGTTGAATAGATTGAGTCATGAATTGATAGAGTGTTTTATACTCTGAATTGGTTAAAAATTCTAAATGCGCTTGTATTGTTTTTTCGTCACCTCTAAAAGCGGGTCCAGTTTGTGCATCTTTTGGTGCTAAATTTTGAATTTTATCCGCTGTTTCTGTTATCAAAGGTTTTACAATTTCAAAAGGTATGGCGTTATCCTCACAAATGGCTGCTCCAATCTGATACAAATGATTTGTAAAATTACAAACAAATACGGCTGCAACGTGCAATGCTTTTCTTTGTTCTGAAGAAATTAAATACACCTTAGGAGTAAGTAAAGAGGCTATTTTTTGTAATATGTTTTCATCTTCCTTTTGATTCGTTTCAATACAAATTGGCACAACTGAAAAATCGATTTGTTTCTCTTTTGAAAAAGTTTGCAACGGATAAAAAACCCCTTTTCTCTCAAAAGGTAATACATCTATTGAAGTGGTACCCGAAGTGTGAACTATTAGTTTATTTTTAAAGGAAATTTTTGAAGCTACTTCAGCAATAGCATCATCTGAAACACTAATAATATAAAGATCTGCTTCTTTTAAATATTGCCAATTTGAAATTTGAACGGCTAACGGAATTGCAGATGATTGCGTTCGAGCAAACACCTGAATAATTTCTACATCTGAAGCACCTGAAAATGCATTATACAAATGTGTAGCTACATTTCCTGAACCTATTAGCACTATTTTAATCATACGGCGAATTTAGTAAATTAAACCTCTTTGAGCAAAAGAAATAGATTTTGTTTATAAATGCCTGCAACAAATCTATACTAATGAGCTTGTAAATGGTATTTCTTTTTTTACTTTTGATATGTTTTTAACCATTTAAAAATTAATTTTAGAAAAAATAATTAAACACATGAAAATCGTTATATCGCCTGCAAAATCTTTAAATTTTGAAAAGAATGTACCTACAACTGCATATTCTGAAGCGAGTTTTTTGAAAGAAGCAACTACAATACAAAAAGTAGTAAAGAAACAATCTCCAAAAAAATTAATGGCGTTAATGAATATTTCTGAAAAATTAGCTGAATTAAATTGGGAACGAAATCAAAATTGGGCCCTACCTTTCACACCAGAAAATGCACGACAAGCTGTATTTGCATTTGATGGAGATGTATATACTGGGCTAGATGCTTACACCCTTTCTGAAGATAAATTTCCAATACTTCAAGATAAAGTTAGAATTCTTTCAGGCCTATATGGCTTATTAAAACCTTTAGATTTAATTCAAGCCTATCGCTTGGAAATGGGAACTTCTTTAGCTATTGGCTCCAAAAAAAATCTATATGAATTTTGGAAAAAAACAATAACTAAAACGTTAAATGAAGAATTAAAACCTAACGAACTGTTTATAAACTTAGCAAGTAATGAATATTTTAGTGCAATTGATTCAAAAACACTAAAGGCAACTATAATCACACCAGAATTTAAAGATTATAAAGATGGTAAACTAAAAATGATTAGTTTTTTTGCAAAAAAAGCACGTGGTTTAATGGTTAGATACATTATAGATACAAATGTAGATACAATTGAAGATTTAAAAGGTTTCAACTATGAGGGTTATGCATTTGATGCTAATTTATCTGCAGAAAATAAACTGGTTTTTACAAGATAATTTTCTAC containing:
- a CDS encoding KdsC family phosphatase, giving the protein MSKSYKEIMNDIKAFVFDVDGVLTDGTVHVAEDGQLLRHMNIKDGYAMKAAIDKGYPVCIISGGSNEGVRVRLQNLGINSVHLGVSDKVEKFYEFCDGYEIKPEEVLYMGDDIPDYLVMQKVGLPTCPQDASPEIKEISKYISHKNGGKGAVRDVIEQVLKVQGKWMDDFNAKFF
- a CDS encoding Rossmann-like and DUF2520 domain-containing protein; amino-acid sequence: MIKIVLIGSGNVATHLYNAFSGASDVEIIQVFARTQSSAIPLAVQISNWQYLKEADLYIISVSDDAIAEVASKISFKNKLIVHTSGTTSIDVLPFERKGVFYPLQTFSKEKQIDFSVVPICIETNQKEDENILQKIASLLTPKVYLISSEQRKALHVAAVFVCNFTNHLYQIGAAICEDNAIPFEIVKPLITETADKIQNLAPKDAQTGPAFRGDEKTIQAHLEFLTNSEYKTLYQFMTQSIQHHVKKL
- the yaaA gene encoding peroxide stress protein YaaA; protein product: MKIVISPAKSLNFEKNVPTTAYSEASFLKEATTIQKVVKKQSPKKLMALMNISEKLAELNWERNQNWALPFTPENARQAVFAFDGDVYTGLDAYTLSEDKFPILQDKVRILSGLYGLLKPLDLIQAYRLEMGTSLAIGSKKNLYEFWKKTITKTLNEELKPNELFINLASNEYFSAIDSKTLKATIITPEFKDYKDGKLKMISFFAKKARGLMVRYIIDTNVDTIEDLKGFNYEGYAFDANLSAENKLVFTR